CCAGGCGCTCAACGTAAACGGCGTATCCGGCATCGTCATGGTGTCGCTGCTGGTGTGCCTGATCCCCACCACGATCGGTGCGCTGCTGTCGGCCATCGGCATCGCCGGCATGGACCGGCTGGTGCAGCGCAACGTGCTTGCGATGTCGGGGCGCGCGGTCGAGGCCGCGGGCGACGTGAACACCCTGCTGCTCGACAAGACGGGCACGATCACCCTGGGCAACCGGCAGGCCGGTGCCTTCATCCCGCTGGACGGCGTCTCCCCGGACGAACTGGCCGACGCCGCGCAGTTGTCCAGCCTGTCCGACGAGACCCCGGAAGGGCGCTCGATCGTCGTCTTCGCCAAACGCAACTTCGGGCTGCGTGCCCGCACGCCCGGCGAACTCGCGCAGGCCCAGTGGGTGGCGTTCTCCGCCTCGACCCGGATGTCCGGCGTCGATCTGGAGGGGCACCTGCTGCGCAAGGGGGCGGCCAACTCGGTCGCGGAATGGGTACGCGCACAAGGTGGTACGGTGCCCCACCAGCTCGGCGATGTCGTCGACGGCATCGCGGCCGGCGGCGGCACCCCCCTGGTGGTCGGCGAGAGCCGCGACGGCAAGGCCGCGGTGCTGGGCGTCATCCATCTCAAAGACGTTGTCAAGCAAGGCATGCGGGAGCGTTTCGACGAGATGCGCCGGATGGGCATCCGCACGGTGATGATCACCGGCGACAACCCGTTGACCGCCAAGGCAATTGCCGACGAGGCCGGTGTCGACGACTTCCTCGCCGAGGCCACACCCGAAGACAAGCTCGCCCTGATCAAGCGCGAACAACAAGGCGGCAAGCTGGTGGCGATGACCGGCGACGGCACCAACGACGCGCCCGCACTGGCCCAGGCCGACGTCGGGGTCGCGATGAACACCGGCACCTCGGCGGCCAAAGAGGCCGGCAACATGGTGGATCTGGACTCCGACCCCACCAAACTCATCGAGATCGTCGAGATCGGCAAGCAGCTGCTGATCACCCGCGGAGCCCTGACGACCTTCTCCATCGCCAACGACATCGCGAAGTATTTCGCGATCATCCCGGCGATGTTCGTCATCCTGTTTCCGGGCCTGGACGTGCTCAACGTGATGCGGTTGCACAGCCCGCAATCCGCGATCCTGTCGGCGGTGATCTTCAACGCGCTCGTCATCATCCTGCTGATCCCGCTGTCGCTGCGCGGTGTGCGCTACACGCCGAGCAGCGCCTCAAAGCTGTTGAGCCGCAACCTTTACGTGTACGGCCTCGGCGGCATCGTCGCGCCGTTCATCGGGATCAAGCTGATCGACCTGATTATCCAATTCGTCCCCGGGATGTCCTGACATGAAACTCGCCAATTTCGTCCGCCTGCACTGGGCCGCGTTACGCGCGCTGCTGGTGCTGACCGTGATCACCGGCCTGGGCTACCCGCTGTTCGTCTGGCTGGTCGCTCTGCTGCCGGGACTGCACGACAACGCCGAGGGTTCGATCCTGCGCGCCCACGGCACACCGGTCGGCAGCGAGCTGATCGGCCAGCAGTTCACCGACAAGGACGGCAACCCGCTGCCGCAGTACCTGCAGAGCCGCCCCTCTGCCGCGGGCGCCGGATATGATCCGCTCTCCTCGGGTGCAAGCAACCTGGGACCGGAGAGCATCGTCGACACACCCGCGGACCCCGCGCTGCTGGCGGCCGGAAAATCCGCATCCGACGCCGGGTTCAAACCCAGCCTGCTGACCCAGGTGTGCACGCGCAGTGCCGCGATAGGCCGGCTGGAAGGCGTGGACGGCTCCCGTCCGTTCTGCACCGGTGGCGGGGTGGGCGCGGTGCTGTCGGTGCTCGGTCCCCGCGACCAACGTGGCAACGTCGTGCATCCCACTCACGTCGTCAGCATCAACGAACCGTGCCAGACCACGACGGCGCCGTTTCAAACCATGTTCGAAGGTGTGCGGGTCGAGTGCGCCAAATACGGCGAGGACTACTCCACCGGCCAGATCGTTCCGATCCGCGGCGCCGCAGCCGCCAACCCGGCGGTACCCGCAGACGCGGTGACTGCCAGCGGCAGCGGCCTGGACCCGCACATCTCTCTGGCCTACGCAGACCTGCAGGCCGCACGGGTCGCCAAGGCACGCGGTATCAGCGCCGAACAGGTGCGTGCCGTGATCCGCGACAACCAGGAGGGCCGGGAACTCGGATTCCTGGGCGAGCCGGCGGTAAACGTCCTGCGAGTCAACCTCGAGCTGGACCGCAAGTACCCGGTAAGCCACTAGCCCGCCGACTCGGGCAATGACACCGTTGGTGAAGGTCTTGGTGGTCGACGTCGAACCACACCTGCTGCGGTCCCTGCGCAACGCGTTGGCCGGGCAGGGCTACCAGGTGGTCACCGCCGATTCCGGCGCCGCCGGTCTGCGTGCCGCGGTCACACACGACCCGGCCGTCGCGGTGCTGGATTTCGCGCTACCGGATATGCCCGGCGTGCAGATGCTGCGAAAGCTGCGGCGACGCACCACCGCACCGGTGCTGGTGTTGTCGGACCGCTCCAGACCAAGCGACAAAGTGCAGGCATTGGATGCCGGCGCAGACGATTACGTGACCAAACCCTTTGACATGGAAGAGTTTCTGGCCAGGTTGCGGGCCGCCATCCGACGCGCCAAGGTGGCCGATGCCGCCGAGCAGGTGGTCGAGACGGCCTCGTTCACCGTCGACCTGCGGGCCAAGAAGGTGTCCAGGGACGGAGCCGACATACACCTGACGCCCACCGAGTGGAACATCCTTGAGCTGTTGGCGCGCAACCGCGGCAGGCTTGTGCAGCGCGAGATGCTGCTGGACGCGGTTCGCGGACCTACCCACCCGACCGGAACCACCTACCTGCGGGTCTACCTCGCCCAGCTGCGGCGCAAGCTCGAACCCGACCCATCCCACCCCATCCACCTGGTCACCGAGGCGGGCATGGGATACCGCTTCGAGCAGCGATGACCCCGTCGCCGGTGCGAACCCGACGGCGGTTTCGCGGTCCGAACCAGCCCCGCGGGAGGGATGATGGTTGACGTGAGCGCCAGCGACCCCCGGGCCAAACGCGGCGAGCTGCGCATCTATCTCGGCGCGGCACCGGGGGTCGGCAAGACCTTCGCGATGCTCGGCGAGGCGCACCGGCGCCTGGAACGCGGCACCGACGTGGTGGCCGCCGTGGTCGAGACACACGGCCGGGCGAAAACCGCCGAAATGCTGCGCGGTATCGAGGTCATCCCGCCGCGCTACATCGAATACCGCGGTACCAGCTTCCCGGAACTGGATGTTCCCGCGGTGCTCGCCCGCCGTCCGCAGGTGGTCCTGGTCGACGAACTCGCGCACACCAACACCCCCGGTAGCAAGAACCCCAAGCGCTGGCAGGACGTCGAAGAGTTGCTCGACGCCGGCATCGCCGTGATCTCCACGGTCAACATTCAGCACCTGGAAAGCCTGAACGACGTTGTCGCCGAGATCACCGGCATCGAGCAGAAGGAAACCATCCCGGACTCCATCGTGCGCCAGGCCGCGCAGGTCGAGCTGATCGATATCACGCCGGAAGCCCTGCGGCGCAGGTTGTCCCACGGAAATGTGTACACGTCCGAACGCATCGACGCCGCGCTGTCCAACTATTTCCGCCGCGGAAACCTCACCGCCCTAAGGGAATTGGCGTTGCTATGGCTGGCCGACCAGGTCGACACCGCGTTGGCGAAATACCGGGCGGAGAACAAGATCACCGACATCTGGGAGGCGCGCGAGCGCGTCGTGGTGGCGGTTACGGGCGGTCCCGAGTCCGAGACGTTGGTGCGGCGCGCGTCGCGGATCGCCTCCAAGTCCAGCGCCGAATTGATGGTGGTGCATGTGCTGCGCGGCGACGGTCTGGTCGGCCTCTCCGAAGGCCGGATGGGCAAACTGCGCGAGCTGGCCAACAGTCTGGACGCCTCGCTGCATACCGTGCTCGGTGACGACGTGCCCTCGGCGCTGCTCGATTTCGCCCGACAGATCAACGCAACTCAGTTGGTGATCGGAACCTCGAGACGTCCCCGCTGGGCACGCATCTTCGACGAGGGCATCGGCCCATCCATCGTGGAGCACTCCGGCAAGATCGATGTGCATCTCGTCACGCACGAGGAGTCCCGGCGCGGGGTGCGCACCGCACCGATCGCACCGCCGACCCGGCGCGTCGCGTCCTGGCTGGCCGCCGTTGTCATCCCGTCGATGATCTGTGTGGTCACCGTCAGCGAACTGGACCGGTTCCTGAACAACGGCGGCGAGAGCGCCCTGTTCTTCATCGGGGTGCTGCTGGTAGGTCTGCTGGGAGGTGTTGCGCCGGCGATACTTTCGGCGGTCCTGTCCGGGTTGCTGCTGAATTACTTTCTCATCGCACCCCGGCACAGCTTCACCATCTCCGAACCCAACAGCGCGATCACCGAACTGGTGCTGCTGATGATCGCGGTGGCGGTGGCCGTTCTGGTCGACGGCGCGGCCAAACGCGCCCGCGAGGCCCGGCTGGCCTCGCAGGAAGCCGAGTTGTTGACGCTGTTCGCCGGTTCGGTGCTGCGCGGTGCGGATCCTCAGACGTTATTGGAGCGGGTGCGTGAGACATATGCGCAGCGCGCGGTCGCCATGTTGCGCGAGCAGGGCGGCCAGAGCCGGGTCGTCGCGGCGGTCGGTGAGAATCCCTGTACCACAGTCGATTCCGCCGACACCGCGATCGAGGTGGGCGACGACGAATTCTGGATGCTGCTGGCCGGCCGCAAACTCTCGGTGCGAGATCGGCGGGTGCTCGGTGCGGTCGCCAAACAGGCCGCCGGCCTGGTCCGGCAGCGCGAACTCACCGAAGAGGCCAGCCGCGCCGAGGCCATCGTGCGCGCCGACGACCTCAGGCGATCCCTGCTGTCGGCCGTGAGCCACGATCTGCGCACCCCCCCCTGGCGGCGGCCAAGGTCGCGGTGTCCAGCCTGCGCGCCGGTGATGTCGCCTTCTCCCCCCGAGGACACCGCCGAATTGCTGGCCACCATCGAGGAATCCATCGACCAGCTCACCGCCCTGGTGGGCAACCTGCTCGACTCGTCGCGACTGGCCGCCGGCGTGGTGCGCCCCGACCTGAACCGCGTGTATCTGGAAGAGGTGGTACAGCGTGCGCTGGTCAGCATCAGCAGGGGCGCAACCGGATTCGTCCGATCCGCGATCGACCGCGTCAAGGTCGACGTCGGCGACGCGGTGGTGCTGGCCGACGCCGGGTTGCTGGAGCGCGTGCTGGCCAACCTGATCGACAACGCGCTGCGCTACGCGCCGGGCTCCGTGGTCCGGGTCAACGCCGGTCGGGTCGGGGATCGAGTGCTCATCAACGTCATCGACGAGGGCCCGGGCATCCCGCCGGGCACCGAAGAGGAGATCTTCGGCGCCTTTCAGCGCCTCGGCGATCACGACAACAGCACCGGGGTGGGCCTGGGCATGTCGGTGGCACGCGGCTTCGTCGAGGCCATGGGCGGCGTGATCGCTGCCGGCGACACCCCGGGCGGCGGGCTGACGGTGACGGTGGATCTACCTGCGCCGCCGAAGGACGTCCGTTGACTCGCGTACTGGTGATCGACGACGAACCGCACATCCTGCGTGCGCTGCGGATCAACCTGTCGGTGCGCGGCTACGAGGTGGTGACCGCGTCGACCGGCGCCGGAGCGTTGCGCGCCGCCGCCGAACATCCCCCGGACGTGGTGATCCTGGACCTCGGCTTGCCCGACATCTCAGGCATCGAAGTGCTGGGCGGGTTGCGCGGCTGGCTCAGCGCACCTGTCATCGTGCTGTCGGCGCGCACCGACGCGTCGGACAAGGTGCAGGCTCTGGACGCCGGAGCCGACGACTACGTCACCAAACCCTTCGGGATGGACGAATTCCTGGCCCGGCTTCGGGCGGCGGTGCGCCGCAGCACCACCGCGTTGGAGGTGGAGCAGCCGGTCGTCGAAACGGATTCGTTCACAGTGGATCTGGCCGCCAAGAAGGTGACCAAGAACGGCGCCGAGGTGCATCTCACGCCCACCGAGTGGGGCATGCTCGACGTGCTGGTGCGCAATCGGGGCAAGCTGGTGGGCCGCGAGGAGTTGCTCAAGGAGGTGTGGGGTCCGGCGTATGCGACCGAAACCCATTATCTGCGTGTGTATTTGGCGCAACTGCGGCGCAAGCTCGAGGACGATCCGTCCCATCCCAAGCATCTGCTGACCGAGTCCGGGATGGGCTACCGGTTCGAGGCGTGAGCCGCCCGCATCGTCACACGCCGGAAAGGCTGAGCGGATCCCTGCGATCAGCCGCCGTGCGACGCCCGAGTTCGACGCCGCCATGGTCCGGCAAACTCCTGCCGCAAAATGCTGGCCGCAAGCTGGCCCGACTGCTATGGTCTGCACGCAAGTTAATCCTGGTTCCACCTGGTCGGGGGGAGGTGACTTGACCGCTGCCGTCGATCCGCCCGCGCGAGCTGTCGAGCGTTCGGCCATCGGCGAAGTCATCGACTGGTTTCGCCGCTATGTGCGCAATCACCCGCTCTTATCGCTGAACACAGTCGGTAAGCAGTTCGTGCTGGGGGTGCGGGCCATCCAGTACCTGTTCGTCGGCCTGGTGACCCGTAAGTTCATGTTCGGGGAGTTCATCGAGCAGACCTGGTTCATGACCAGCACGGCGTTCACCCCCACCGTTTTGGTGACCATCCCGATCGGCGTCACCTTGTCCATCCAGTTCAGTTTGCTGGCCGGACAGGTCGGCGCCGCCTCGCTGTCCGGCGCCGCCGATGGGCTGGTGATCATCCGGCAGGGGGCGCCGCTGGTGGCGGCGCTGATCATGGCGGCGGCGGTGGGCTCGGCGGTCTGCGCGGACCTGGGCGCCCGGACAATGCGCGAGGAAATCGCGGCGATGGAGGTGATGGGAGTCTCCCCGCTGCAGCGCATGGTGGTTCCCCGACTGGCGGCGGTCATCCTGATCGGGATTGCGTTGACGGGTACGACGATGTTTGTCGGCTACCTCGCGGGCTACGTGTTCAACGTTTATATGCAGAACGGCGCTCCGGGATCGTTCATCGCCACGTTCTCCTCGTTCGCCACCGTCGACGACCTGGTGTTGGCAATGTTGAAAGCGGTGGTCTACGGCGTGATCGTGGCGATCGTGGCCTGTGAGAAGGGCCTCGATACGCGCGGCGGCCCCGCCGGCGTGGCGAACTCGGTGAACGCAGCGGTGGTCGAATCCGTGCTGCTGCTGATGATCGTCAACGTGCTGATGAGCCAAATGTGGCTGCTCATCTTCCCGCGGCAGACCATCTAACATGGCTGCCCCCGCGGCGTTCAAAAAATCCGAGCCGTGTTCAGCTGATCAAGGCTGCCGGCGCCATGGGCCATGGGGTGGGCCGGGCCGGCCACATGGTTTATTTCTTCGGCAAGATCGTCGCCTCGATCCCGGGCATGCTGCGCGACTTCCGGCGGGAAATGCTGCGACTGCTGGCCGACATCTCCTGGGGGGAACGGATCGATCGTCGTCGGCGGCGGCACCGTCAACGTCGCAGCGGTACTGGGGATCACGGCCGGCGCGCTGGTGGCCGTCGAGGGCTACAACGCGCTGAATCTGCTGGGCCTCGGCCCGGCGACGGGCCTGATCTCGTCGTTCGCCACGACGCGCGAACTGGCGCCGGTGATGATCGCGATGGCGTTCATCGCCCAGGCGGGATGCCGGTTCACCGCGCAACTGGGCGCGATGCGAATCAACGACGAAATCGACGCACTCGAGGTGCTCGGCATCAATTCCGTGGCCTACCTGGTGGTCACCCGGGTCACGGCGTCCGTCATCGCGGTCATCCCGTTATTCCTGACCGCCCTGGGTTTGACCTACTTGACCAGCCAGCTGGTCAGCATGGCCAACGGTCAGGCCCCCGGGTCGTATCTGCATTATTTCTCCGTGGGCCTCAGCGGCCGCGATGTGGTGTACGCGACCATCAAGGCCGTAATTTTCGTCTTCATCTCCTCGACGATGCAGTGCTATTACGGCTTTTTCGCCAGCGGCGGTCCCGCCGGGGTCGGGATAGCCGCGGGGCGGGCCATGCGATCGAGTCTGACCGTCGTGATCATCGCGAACATGCTGCTGACCATGGCGCTGTGGGGTGTTGAGTCCGGGGCGAGGTTCGGCGGGTAGCGATGCCGAATTCATACGATTTCGACCCCCGCAGCCCGTCCAACCGGAGCCTTGTCTTCGTGGGCGTGTGTTTGACGATTGTCACGCTCCTGATCGCGGCGGCCATGGTCGCCAAATCGAAAGGCACATTCGACAAACTGGTGCGCGTCAACATCGAGTTGGTCAATATCGGCGACGGTCTGCCGGAGCGTTCGGATGTGAAGTTCCGCGGGGTGCTGGTCGGGATGGTGTCCAGCATTTCCCCGTCCCGCAACGGACAGCCCAATATCGTCCATGTCGACCTGAAGCCCGGATACGCCGCCGGGATCCCCAACACCGTCACCGCACGGGTGGTGCCGGCCAACCTGTTCGCGGTGTCGGCGGTGCAATTGATCGACAACGGGAAGGGCTCGGCATCGCTGCGCAACGGCTCGGTGGTGCGCGAGGACAAGTCACTGCCCACGGTGTTGTTCCAGAACGTCTTGGCAAAACTCCACGACCTGCTGTTCGACGTCGCGCGCGATCGCAACGACCACACCATCGGGGTTCTGGAAGCACTCAGTGAGGCGACCCGCGGCCGCGGCCAGCAGCTGACCGACGCCGGACGCGACCTGAACCAGATTCTGGCGGAGCTGAACACGGTGGTCAGCGCCGATGCCAGCGGGCCGTCCACGCTGTCGGCGCTGACCGCGGCCGCGGCAGGCCTGCGCCGTGCCTCGCCCGAACTCTTCGACGCGCTGGACAGCTCGATTCGGCCGATGCGGACCTTCGCCGAGAAGCGGGTGCAATTGACCGATTTCCTGTCCGGGGGTCTGGGCACCGTCGGCACACTGGGCGATTCCTTCGATCATCAGACCGACCGGCTGATCACCATCAGCACCGAGCTGACACCTGCCCTCGGTGTGCTCGGCGAGCACGCCCGCGACTTCCACGGCATAGCCACCCGGATGAAGGTGTTCGCGAACAAGCTGTACGACGAAGGCTGGGATCCGGACGGCAACCGGCTGACCATCAAGGCCGTCGTCGCGCTCACCCCGAGCCGGCGCTACGTCCGCGCCGACTGCCCCCGTTACGGGGCGCTGGCCGGCCCCAGCTGCCAGACCGCGCCGGAAGTCCCGACGGCTCCGGACCTGTCTCCGGCGTTGGGGTCGCAGGGCGTTACTCTCCCGCCCGGGGTGACCGAGAACCGCCCCAACGTGACCCCGCCGCGACACTCCATGCCGGACGATCCGCAAGGGCCGGTGCCACCTGCACCGGGACCCCGTCAGTTACCGCCCTTCCCACCCGGTTCCGCACAGTTGGGCGGCGGTCCCGGGTCGCCGGCCACCGAAGCCCCGGCCGCCCCAGCCGCCCCCGGCGTCCCGGCCGCCCCGGCGCCGGGATTTCCCGCGGAAGGGGCGATGCTGCCGGGCGCGGTCATCGGCGGCAATGTCGGTCCGGTCGGCAGCCACGAAGAGAAGGATCAACTCGGCCGCATCGTGGGCGGCGGACCGGCGAATTCGACCGTCGTGCTGTTGTTGGGCCCGGTGGCGCGCGACTCGACCGTCCACATCACGTCGGATCTGCGAGGCGGCCAATGAGTTACCGCAAGCCATTCATCGGAACCGTGATCTTCCTGATCTTCGCCGTGACCGTCACCTGGATGGTGTTCGGCACCATGCGGCGCGAGGTCTCCGGTGAAACGAACACCTACTCGGCGATTTTCACCGATGTCTCCGGACTGAAAGTCGGCGATGACGTCCGGGTGGCCGGGGTCCGGGTCGGCCGAGTGGACAAGCTCGACCTGCTGGACGGCAACCTGGCCAAGGTCACCTTCCGGGTGCAGCGCAACCAGGTCCTGTATTCCGACACGATCGCGTCGGTGACTTACCAGAACATCATCGGACAGCGCTACCTGGGGCTGTCGCCCGGTCCGGGCAGTAACCACCTGCCGCTGAAGGACGGCGGCCAGATACCCCGGGAGCGCACCAACCCGTCGCTCAACATCACCTACGTGCTCAACGGGTTCGAGCCGCTGTTCACCCAGTTGGATCCTCAGCAGGTGGACAACCTGACCAACGCCATCATCCAAGCGTTCCAGGGGGATTCCAGCTCGATTCTGGTGTTGACCACCCAGACCTCGACGCTGGCCGAAACACTGGCCGGACCCGATGAGGTCCTCGGTGATCTGATCGGCAACCTCAACAC
The nucleotide sequence above comes from Mycobacterium kiyosense. Encoded proteins:
- the kdpB gene encoding potassium-transporting ATPase ATP-binding subunit is translated as MTATTKPKANSVVSAHQETAHAANTKRVQGGLLDPRILWKSVPSALHKLNPQTLWRNPVMFIVELGAVWATVLAIIDPTWFAWLIVVWLWLTVLFANLAEAVAEGRGKAQAETLRRAKTQTLARRLKNWEPGSAAVEEQVAAPLLQQGDIVVVEAGEVIPGDGDVVEGIASVDESAITGESAPVIRESGGDRSAVTGGTTVLSDRIVVKVTQKPGESFIDRMIALVEGANRQKTPNEIALNILLAALTIIFVFAVATLQPLAVYSKVNNPGVADTQALNVNGVSGIVMVSLLVCLIPTTIGALLSAIGIAGMDRLVQRNVLAMSGRAVEAAGDVNTLLLDKTGTITLGNRQAGAFIPLDGVSPDELADAAQLSSLSDETPEGRSIVVFAKRNFGLRARTPGELAQAQWVAFSASTRMSGVDLEGHLLRKGAANSVAEWVRAQGGTVPHQLGDVVDGIAAGGGTPLVVGESRDGKAAVLGVIHLKDVVKQGMRERFDEMRRMGIRTVMITGDNPLTAKAIADEAGVDDFLAEATPEDKLALIKREQQGGKLVAMTGDGTNDAPALAQADVGVAMNTGTSAAKEAGNMVDLDSDPTKLIEIVEIGKQLLITRGALTTFSIANDIAKYFAIIPAMFVILFPGLDVLNVMRLHSPQSAILSAVIFNALVIILLIPLSLRGVRYTPSSASKLLSRNLYVYGLGGIVAPFIGIKLIDLIIQFVPGMS
- the kdpC gene encoding potassium-transporting ATPase KdpC subunit; translated protein: MKLANFVRLHWAALRALLVLTVITGLGYPLFVWLVALLPGLHDNAEGSILRAHGTPVGSELIGQQFTDKDGNPLPQYLQSRPSAAGAGYDPLSSGASNLGPESIVDTPADPALLAAGKSASDAGFKPSLLTQVCTRSAAIGRLEGVDGSRPFCTGGGVGAVLSVLGPRDQRGNVVHPTHVVSINEPCQTTTAPFQTMFEGVRVECAKYGEDYSTGQIVPIRGAAAANPAVPADAVTASGSGLDPHISLAYADLQAARVAKARGISAEQVRAVIRDNQEGRELGFLGEPAVNVLRVNLELDRKYPVSH
- a CDS encoding DNA-binding response regulator — protein: MKVLVVDVEPHLLRSLRNALAGQGYQVVTADSGAAGLRAAVTHDPAVAVLDFALPDMPGVQMLRKLRRRTTAPVLVLSDRSRPSDKVQALDAGADDYVTKPFDMEEFLARLRAAIRRAKVADAAEQVVETASFTVDLRAKKVSRDGADIHLTPTEWNILELLARNRGRLVQREMLLDAVRGPTHPTGTTYLRVYLAQLRRKLEPDPSHPIHLVTEAGMGYRFEQR
- the kdpD gene encoding sensor protein KdpD — encoded protein: MVDVSASDPRAKRGELRIYLGAAPGVGKTFAMLGEAHRRLERGTDVVAAVVETHGRAKTAEMLRGIEVIPPRYIEYRGTSFPELDVPAVLARRPQVVLVDELAHTNTPGSKNPKRWQDVEELLDAGIAVISTVNIQHLESLNDVVAEITGIEQKETIPDSIVRQAAQVELIDITPEALRRRLSHGNVYTSERIDAALSNYFRRGNLTALRELALLWLADQVDTALAKYRAENKITDIWEARERVVVAVTGGPESETLVRRASRIASKSSAELMVVHVLRGDGLVGLSEGRMGKLRELANSLDASLHTVLGDDVPSALLDFARQINATQLVIGTSRRPRWARIFDEGIGPSIVEHSGKIDVHLVTHEESRRGVRTAPIAPPTRRVASWLAAVVIPSMICVVTVSELDRFLNNGGESALFFIGVLLVGLLGGVAPAILSAVLSGLLLNYFLIAPRHSFTISEPNSAITELVLLMIAVAVAVLVDGAAKRAREARLASQEAELLTLFAGSVLRGADPQTLLERVRETYAQRAVAMLREQGGQSRVVAAVGENPCTTVDSADTAIEVGDDEFWMLLAGRKLSVRDRRVLGAVAKQAAGLVRQRELTEEASRAEAIVRADDLRRSLLSAVSHDLRTPPWRRPRSRCPACAPVMSPSPPEDTAELLATIEESIDQLTALVGNLLDSSRLAAGVVRPDLNRVYLEEVVQRALVSISRGATGFVRSAIDRVKVDVGDAVVLADAGLLERVLANLIDNALRYAPGSVVRVNAGRVGDRVLINVIDEGPGIPPGTEEEIFGAFQRLGDHDNSTGVGLGMSVARGFVEAMGGVIAAGDTPGGGLTVTVDLPAPPKDVR
- the kdpE gene encoding DNA-binding response regulator translates to MTRVLVIDDEPHILRALRINLSVRGYEVVTASTGAGALRAAAEHPPDVVILDLGLPDISGIEVLGGLRGWLSAPVIVLSARTDASDKVQALDAGADDYVTKPFGMDEFLARLRAAVRRSTTALEVEQPVVETDSFTVDLAAKKVTKNGAEVHLTPTEWGMLDVLVRNRGKLVGREELLKEVWGPAYATETHYLRVYLAQLRRKLEDDPSHPKHLLTESGMGYRFEA
- a CDS encoding putative YrbE family protein; the protein is MTAAVDPPARAVERSAIGEVIDWFRRYVRNHPLLSLNTVGKQFVLGVRAIQYLFVGLVTRKFMFGEFIEQTWFMTSTAFTPTVLVTIPIGVTLSIQFSLLAGQVGAASLSGAADGLVIIRQGAPLVAALIMAAAVGSAVCADLGARTMREEIAAMEVMGVSPLQRMVVPRLAAVILIGIALTGTTMFVGYLAGYVFNVYMQNGAPGSFIATFSSFATVDDLVLAMLKAVVYGVIVAIVACEKGLDTRGGPAGVANSVNAAVVESVLLLMIVNVLMSQMWLLIFPRQTI
- a CDS encoding hypothetical protein (frameshifted, insertion at around 5205601), whose protein sequence is MAVEGYNALNLLGLGPATGLISSFATTRELAPVMIAMAFIAQAGCRFTAQLGAMRINDEIDALEVLGINSVAYLVVTRVTASVIAVIPLFLTALGLTYLTSQLVSMANGQAPGSYLHYFSVGLSGRDVVYATIKAVIFVFISSTMQCYYGFFASGGPAGVGIAAGRAMRSSLTVVIIANMLLTMALWGVESGARFGG
- a CDS encoding putative Mce family protein, giving the protein MPNSYDFDPRSPSNRSLVFVGVCLTIVTLLIAAAMVAKSKGTFDKLVRVNIELVNIGDGLPERSDVKFRGVLVGMVSSISPSRNGQPNIVHVDLKPGYAAGIPNTVTARVVPANLFAVSAVQLIDNGKGSASLRNGSVVREDKSLPTVLFQNVLAKLHDLLFDVARDRNDHTIGVLEALSEATRGRGQQLTDAGRDLNQILAELNTVVSADASGPSTLSALTAAAAGLRRASPELFDALDSSIRPMRTFAEKRVQLTDFLSGGLGTVGTLGDSFDHQTDRLITISTELTPALGVLGEHARDFHGIATRMKVFANKLYDEGWDPDGNRLTIKAVVALTPSRRYVRADCPRYGALAGPSCQTAPEVPTAPDLSPALGSQGVTLPPGVTENRPNVTPPRHSMPDDPQGPVPPAPGPRQLPPFPPGSAQLGGGPGSPATEAPAAPAAPGVPAAPAPGFPAEGAMLPGAVIGGNVGPVGSHEEKDQLGRIVGGGPANSTVVLLLGPVARDSTVHITSDLRGGQ